The Desulfobacteraceae bacterium nucleotide sequence GCCCATGGGGGTTGCGGTCCAGGCCGAAGCCGGGACGACCCTGGGAGACCTGGCCCCGCCGGGCATCCCGATCCGCTTCGACTGCGGCGGCAAGGGGGTCTGCGGCCAGTGCCGGGTGATTGCCGAGCCCGCCGCCCACCTCTCGCCGCCGAGCCAGGCCGAAGCCGAAAGCCTGGGGCCGGATGTGCTGGCCCGATCGGTCCGGCTGGCCTGCCAGGCCCGCATCCTGG carries:
- a CDS encoding (2Fe-2S)-binding protein, whose protein sequence is MGARHRVVFQPMGVAVQAEAGTTLGDLAPPGIPIRFDCGGKGVCGQCRVIAEPAAHLSPPSQAEAESLGPDVLARSVRLACQARIL